In the Longimicrobiales bacterium genome, GGGCTCGGCGCCGGCGCACACTCCTTCGTGGACGGGGTGCGCTGGTGGAACGAGCGGGACTGGGCGCGGTACCGGAGTCGCGTGATGGGGACCGGCTCGGCCCGTACCGGGGACGAGCGACCGGACGGTGGCGCGGGTGCCCTGGAGCGGGCCTGGCTGATGCTGCGGACGGATGCGGGCGTCGCGCCGGGCGAACTGTCGCCGGGGCAGCGCGAGCTGTTGGGGCAGTGGCTGCGGCAGGGCTGGGCCGTCGCCGCGGGCGAGCGGGTGCGACTGACGCCGGAGGGCTGGCTGCTGCTGGACCGGCTGGCCGTCGAGCTGGATGCTGCGGCTTGAAGTCCGCGCACGGACTCAACACATTCCGGCCCCTTGATTTGCGTGTGATGGTGCATGGCTGAGCTACAGCTTACAGAACGGGAGGAGGCGGTTCTCGACGCGGTCATCCGGACCTACGTCGAGACGGCCGAGCCGGCGGGCAGCCGGACCGTCGCGAAGCGGTTCGGCCTCGGCGTGTCGGCCGCCACCATCCGCAACGCAATGGCGGACCTCGAGGACAAGGGGTTCCTCTTCCATCCGCACACCTCGGCGGGACGCATCCCGACCGACCGTGCGTACCGCTACTACGTCGACACCCTGATGCGCCCGGTCCGGCTCACGGCAGCGGAGCAGCGCCGGCTGCGCCGCGAGTTCGCCGAGATTTCCGAGCCGCTGCCCGACGCGATCGCCGGGATCGTGCGTCGCGCGACGCAGGCGCTCGGGCTGATCACGGGCGAGCTGGGTGTCGCCATCGCGCAGCGCCTGGACGACGTCGTGCTCGAAAAGCTGGAGCTGGCCCTCGTCGCGAGCGACCGCATGCTGCTCGTGCTGACGCTCGGCAGCGGCGCAGTCCGCACCGTGTATGTCGACCTGCCGGGCACGGTGCCGCCGTCCACACTGGCCTCCGTGACCGCGATCCTGAACGAGCGGCTGGCGGGGCACACGCTGGACGAGATCCGCGCGTCGCTGCCGGAGCGGCTGCGCGATGCAGGTAGCGATGAAGCGTCGAGCGAGCTGCTCAACATCTTCATCCAGTCGGCCGGCAACGTGCTGAACGCAGAGCAGGACGGGCGCGAGGAGCTGATGCTCGGTCGTGCGAGCGTGCTCGCCGGCCAGCCGGAGTTCGCTGCCGGCAGCGATCTGCGCAACCTGATCGAGCTGACGGAACAGCGCGAGATCCTGGCCGGTGCTCTCACGACACGGCGCCACGACGATTCGCCCGCAATCACCATCGGCGCGGAGCACGCCGAGCCGCGCCTCGCCCGCTTCACGCTCGTCACCTCCGAGTACCGGCTCGGCGGACTGAGCGGTGTCGTCGGGGTGATCGGGCCGACGCGGATGGCATACGAGAAGATCGCTGCGATCGTGCAGTACAGCAGCGCACTGATGAACGAACTTGCAAACC is a window encoding:
- the hrcA gene encoding heat-inducible transcriptional repressor HrcA, which produces MAELQLTEREEAVLDAVIRTYVETAEPAGSRTVAKRFGLGVSAATIRNAMADLEDKGFLFHPHTSAGRIPTDRAYRYYVDTLMRPVRLTAAEQRRLRREFAEISEPLPDAIAGIVRRATQALGLITGELGVAIAQRLDDVVLEKLELALVASDRMLLVLTLGSGAVRTVYVDLPGTVPPSTLASVTAILNERLAGHTLDEIRASLPERLRDAGSDEASSELLNIFIQSAGNVLNAEQDGREELMLGRASVLAGQPEFAAGSDLRNLIELTEQREILAGALTTRRHDDSPAITIGAEHAEPRLARFTLVTSEYRLGGLSGVVGVIGPTRMAYEKIAAIVQYSSALMNELANPPS